A genomic window from Flintibacter sp. KGMB00164 includes:
- the scfB gene encoding thioether cross-link-forming SCIFF peptide maturase, with protein sequence MVHTFTALGQYLAADVNSGAVHVLDRMGYDLLSKVEGPMGEKCPQELKDQLSQYDPQELDELWEELRGLQEQGLLFSSDDYIDADKAMALPRQAVVKALCLHVSHDCNLRCKYCFASTGDFGTGRKIMDFETAKRAIDWVVAKSGKRRNIEVDFFGGEPLMAMDTVKKTVEYARSLEKEHDKVFRFTITTNGVLLNDENIEYINREMSNVVLSLDGRPGVNDHMRPTVNGKGSYEVIVPKFQKLVAGRGTKDYYARGTFTRENLDFGEDVKHLASLGFRSVSVEPASGPLDDPFAIKEEDLPQVKAEYEKLAGELMGRKDVNFFHFNVDLKQGPCVIKRLRGCGAGCEYVAITPDGDIYPCHQFVGKEEYRMGSVYDGSFNMEISGKFADQNIYTRPACRECWARFYCSGGCSASNLLVNGDISQSNEVACEMERKRLECAIAMKAIAAGMGENGNTNGNYTNCNQCGDCQ encoded by the coding sequence ATGGTACATACCTTTACCGCCCTGGGCCAATACCTGGCGGCGGATGTAAACAGCGGCGCGGTCCATGTGCTGGACCGTATGGGCTACGACCTGCTCTCCAAGGTAGAGGGGCCCATGGGGGAGAAGTGTCCCCAGGAGCTGAAGGATCAGCTGTCTCAGTATGATCCCCAGGAGCTGGACGAGCTGTGGGAGGAGCTGCGCGGCCTGCAGGAGCAGGGCCTGCTGTTCTCCAGCGACGACTACATTGATGCGGACAAGGCCATGGCGCTGCCCCGGCAGGCGGTGGTGAAGGCTCTGTGCCTGCATGTGTCCCACGACTGCAACCTGCGGTGTAAGTACTGCTTTGCCTCCACCGGCGACTTCGGCACCGGCCGGAAGATCATGGACTTTGAGACCGCCAAGCGTGCCATCGACTGGGTTGTGGCCAAGTCCGGCAAGCGGCGCAACATCGAGGTAGACTTCTTCGGCGGTGAGCCTCTCATGGCCATGGACACCGTGAAGAAGACCGTAGAGTATGCCCGGTCTCTGGAGAAGGAGCACGACAAGGTGTTCCGCTTCACCATCACCACCAACGGTGTACTCCTGAACGACGAGAATATCGAGTACATCAACCGGGAGATGTCCAATGTGGTCCTCTCTCTGGACGGCCGTCCCGGCGTCAACGACCACATGCGTCCCACCGTCAACGGAAAGGGAAGCTATGAGGTCATCGTGCCCAAGTTCCAGAAGCTGGTGGCCGGCCGGGGCACCAAGGACTACTACGCCCGTGGCACCTTTACCCGGGAGAACCTGGACTTTGGCGAGGATGTCAAGCACCTGGCCTCTCTGGGCTTCCGCAGCGTGTCGGTGGAACCTGCCAGCGGTCCCCTGGACGATCCCTTCGCCATTAAGGAGGAGGATCTGCCCCAGGTGAAGGCGGAGTATGAGAAGCTGGCTGGGGAGCTCATGGGCCGTAAGGACGTGAACTTCTTCCATTTCAACGTAGATCTCAAGCAGGGTCCCTGCGTTATCAAGCGGCTGCGCGGCTGCGGTGCGGGCTGTGAATATGTTGCCATCACCCCCGACGGAGACATCTACCCCTGTCACCAGTTCGTGGGGAAGGAGGAGTACCGCATGGGCAGCGTGTATGACGGCTCCTTCAACATGGAGATCTCCGGCAAGTTTGCCGACCAGAACATCTATACCCGTCCCGCCTGCCGGGAGTGCTGGGCCCGGTTCTACTGCAGCGGCGGCTGCTCCGCTTCCAACCTGTTGGTCAACGGTGACATAAGCCAGTCCAATGAAGTGGCCTGTGAAATGGAGCGCAAGCGTCTGGAGTGCGCCATTGCCATGAAGGCCATCGCTGCGGGCATGGGTGAAAATGGAAATACAAACGGTAATTATACCAACTGTAATCAGTGCGGCGACTGCCAATAA
- a CDS encoding SpoIID/LytB domain-containing protein has translation MQLAAVVLAVAVAVPMAAPARAARNDELTLRVGLAYGSSALVSANLENNTGYGSGYRFGYYDSDLDFVELGRTSSSVTKLTMVKAQNIWVSGSSYSTSDNGGELIGCYHVQMPGSYNSYNAAYSEASDYSDGFVAWIDGAYQVRVGAYETKAEAESRASSLGGTVVGTSSYAVNVTQTGKAKILFQFDGGSSTALGIMPDVTGAGETRTWFKGYRYPGGFRYERVNGGNLTVVNIVDMEDYLIGVVPYEMSDSWPLEALKAQAVCARSYAYNSLNHHSSYHFDICNGTDCQVYYGYGGGSTYNANAARAVEETAGVYAKYNGKVIETFYSASHGGASESVYNVWGSSLSTYPYLCGVKDPYEADTASMNPYSSWTVSYTTSTLTQRLQSKGYGTGTSVASLDLTYSDLGNVIAVKVNYANGQSNTFKPTNMRSTFGISSIRFQVNSSGSGSGGTSDGSLPVNGSGSLPEQDSYYVISGSGTVGKTDREDLYAISGSGSVDSVTSSSGDGSSVTEGNVVHVTGSSYVFEGSGNGHQIGMSQWGAYAMAKRGFTYDEIITFYFPGTTVG, from the coding sequence CTGGGTACCGTTTTGGATATTACGACAGCGATCTGGACTTTGTGGAGCTGGGCCGTACCAGCTCCAGCGTTACCAAGCTGACCATGGTCAAGGCCCAGAATATCTGGGTCAGCGGCAGCAGCTACTCCACCTCTGACAACGGGGGAGAGCTGATTGGCTGCTACCATGTACAGATGCCGGGCTCTTATAACAGCTACAATGCCGCCTATTCCGAAGCGTCGGACTACTCCGACGGTTTTGTGGCCTGGATCGACGGAGCGTATCAGGTTCGTGTGGGCGCCTATGAGACCAAGGCGGAGGCCGAAAGCCGGGCCAGCAGTCTGGGTGGCACCGTGGTGGGCACCAGCTCCTATGCCGTCAACGTGACCCAGACCGGCAAGGCGAAGATCCTGTTCCAGTTTGACGGCGGCTCCTCCACAGCCCTTGGTATCATGCCCGACGTCACCGGAGCAGGGGAGACCCGCACTTGGTTCAAGGGTTACCGCTACCCCGGCGGGTTCCGCTATGAGCGGGTAAACGGGGGAAATCTCACCGTGGTGAACATTGTGGACATGGAGGACTACCTCATTGGAGTTGTGCCCTATGAGATGAGCGACAGCTGGCCTCTGGAGGCGCTGAAAGCCCAGGCCGTGTGTGCCCGCAGCTATGCCTACAACTCCCTCAACCACCACAGCAGCTACCATTTTGACATCTGCAACGGCACCGACTGCCAGGTCTACTACGGCTACGGCGGCGGAAGTACCTATAACGCCAACGCCGCCCGGGCGGTAGAGGAGACCGCCGGGGTGTATGCCAAGTACAACGGCAAGGTGATCGAGACCTTCTACTCTGCAAGTCACGGCGGAGCCAGCGAGAGTGTGTATAATGTGTGGGGATCTTCTCTGAGCACCTACCCCTATCTGTGCGGCGTGAAGGACCCCTATGAGGCCGACACCGCCTCTATGAATCCGTACTCCTCCTGGACGGTGTCCTACACCACATCGACCCTGACCCAGCGCCTGCAATCCAAGGGGTATGGTACCGGCACTTCGGTGGCCTCCCTGGACCTCACCTACTCCGATCTGGGCAACGTGATCGCCGTCAAGGTGAACTACGCCAACGGGCAGAGCAACACCTTCAAGCCCACCAACATGCGCAGTACCTTCGGCATCAGCTCCATCCGCTTCCAGGTTAACAGTTCTGGCAGCGGAAGTGGAGGGACCTCTGACGGTTCCCTGCCGGTGAATGGCTCCGGGTCTCTGCCCGAGCAGGACAGCTACTACGTCATCAGCGGCAGCGGCACGGTGGGCAAGACCGACCGGGAGGACCTGTATGCCATCTCTGGCAGCGGCAGTGTGGACTCGGTTACCTCGTCCTCCGGCGACGGCTCCAGCGTGACAGAGGGCAACGTGGTCCATGTTACCGGCAGCAGCTACGTCTTTGAGGGCAGCGGCAACGGCCACCAGATCGGCATGAGCCAGTGGGGCGCCTACGCCATGGCCAAGCGAGGCTTTACTTACGACGAGATCATTACCTTCTATTTCCCCGGCACCACCGTGGGATAA
- the xerD gene encoding site-specific tyrosine recombinase XerD: MSELLHLFEEYLTTEKKASANTVSSYLRDMHQFETAMAEQDLELTELAVQDVEFYVDGLTRKGKSAATVTRSIASIKSFYNCMIALGIMDRNPAKDVVAAKVERKLPQILTGKEVELFLEQPDCSDLKGFRDRAMLELLYATGIRVSELIALDVDDLNLPAGVLHCESKGRERIIPLYHTAIRALSDYITQVRPQLVESPEETALFVNMSGERMSRQGFWKLIKHYQEKAGIQKDITPHTLRHSFAAHLLENGADLRSIQEMLGHADISSTQIYSRLVSQKLKDVYHKAHPRA, from the coding sequence GTGTCTGAACTGCTGCACCTGTTTGAGGAGTATTTGACCACGGAGAAAAAGGCGTCGGCCAACACGGTGAGTTCCTATCTGCGGGACATGCACCAGTTTGAGACGGCCATGGCCGAGCAGGACCTGGAGCTGACGGAACTGGCGGTCCAGGATGTGGAGTTCTACGTGGACGGCTTGACCCGAAAGGGAAAGTCCGCCGCCACCGTGACCCGGTCGATTGCCTCCATCAAGTCCTTTTATAACTGCATGATTGCCTTGGGGATCATGGACCGCAATCCGGCCAAGGATGTGGTGGCCGCCAAGGTAGAGCGCAAACTGCCTCAGATCCTCACCGGCAAGGAAGTGGAACTGTTTCTGGAGCAGCCCGACTGTTCCGACCTGAAGGGCTTCCGGGACCGGGCTATGCTGGAGCTGCTCTATGCCACCGGAATCCGGGTCAGCGAGCTCATCGCCCTGGATGTGGACGACCTGAATCTGCCCGCCGGGGTGCTCCACTGCGAAAGCAAGGGGCGGGAGCGAATCATCCCCCTGTACCACACCGCGATCCGGGCGCTCAGCGACTACATAACTCAGGTCCGGCCTCAGCTGGTGGAATCGCCGGAGGAGACCGCTCTGTTTGTCAACATGAGCGGTGAGCGGATGAGCCGTCAGGGCTTCTGGAAGCTTATCAAGCACTACCAGGAGAAAGCGGGTATCCAGAAGGACATCACCCCCCATACGCTGCGCCACTCTTTTGCCGCCCACCTGCTGGAGAACGGTGCGGATCTGCGCTCCATCCAGGAGATGCTGGGTCATGCGGATATCTCCTCCACCCAGATCTACTCTCGGCTGGTCAGCCAAAAGCTCAAGGACGTGTACCACAAGGCACACCCCAGAGCGTAA
- the tgt gene encoding tRNA guanosine(34) transglycosylase Tgt, which yields MFEVIKQEGRARRGVFTCPHGTAQTPVFMNVGTQGAIKGAVSAHDLKDIGCQIELSNTYHLHLRPGDKVVKELGGLHKFMDWDGPMLTDSGGFQVFSLASLRKIKEEGVHFSSHIDGRKIFMGPEESMQIQSNLGSDIAMAFDECIENPAPREYVERSIARTTRWLERCVIEHKRLNEQPDCVNPGQMLFGINQGGTYPDLRIRHMEDIAKLDCDGYAIGGLAVGEPTQVMYDIIDAVEPHMPKDKPRYLMGVGTPSNIIEAVARGVDFFDCVMPARNARHGKLYTWKGTINIKNEKYKLDTRPIDETCTCPACQHFSRAYLRHLVTAGEMLAMRLAVLHNLHFYNELMQRIRDSLDNGTFEEFRATYSGMLDRPCQEG from the coding sequence GTGTTTGAAGTAATCAAGCAGGAGGGCCGCGCCCGCCGGGGCGTGTTTACCTGCCCTCACGGCACGGCCCAGACCCCGGTGTTCATGAACGTAGGCACCCAGGGGGCCATCAAGGGGGCGGTATCCGCCCACGACCTGAAGGACATCGGCTGTCAGATCGAGCTGTCCAACACCTATCACCTCCACCTGCGCCCCGGCGACAAGGTGGTCAAGGAGCTGGGGGGACTTCACAAGTTTATGGACTGGGACGGCCCCATGCTCACCGACAGCGGCGGCTTCCAGGTGTTCTCCCTGGCCTCTCTGCGGAAGATCAAGGAGGAGGGCGTCCATTTCTCCTCCCACATCGACGGGCGGAAGATTTTCATGGGCCCTGAGGAGTCCATGCAGATCCAGTCCAACCTGGGCAGCGACATTGCCATGGCCTTTGACGAGTGCATTGAGAACCCCGCTCCCCGGGAGTACGTGGAGCGCTCCATTGCCCGCACCACCCGGTGGCTGGAGCGGTGCGTCATCGAGCACAAGCGGCTCAATGAGCAGCCTGACTGCGTCAATCCTGGCCAGATGCTCTTCGGCATCAACCAGGGCGGCACCTACCCCGACCTGCGTATCCGGCACATGGAGGACATCGCCAAGCTGGACTGCGACGGCTACGCCATCGGCGGCCTGGCGGTGGGAGAGCCCACCCAGGTGATGTACGACATCATCGACGCCGTGGAGCCACACATGCCAAAGGACAAGCCCCGCTATCTCATGGGCGTGGGCACACCCTCGAATATTATCGAGGCGGTGGCCCGGGGCGTGGATTTCTTCGACTGCGTCATGCCTGCCCGCAACGCCCGCCACGGTAAGCTCTACACCTGGAAGGGCACCATCAACATCAAAAACGAGAAGTATAAGCTGGATACCCGCCCCATTGACGAGACCTGCACCTGTCCTGCCTGCCAGCACTTCTCCCGGGCCTACCTGCGCCATCTGGTGACGGCGGGGGAGATGCTGGCCATGCGCCTGGCGGTGCTGCACAATCTGCACTTCTACAATGAGCTCATGCAGCGCATCCGGGACAGCCTGGACAACGGCACCTTTGAAGAGTTCCGGGCCACTTACTCCGGTATGCTGGACCGTCCCTGCCAGGAGGGGTAA
- the queA gene encoding tRNA preQ1(34) S-adenosylmethionine ribosyltransferase-isomerase QueA, with the protein MKTSDFDFYLPEELIAQTPLERRDASRLLTLDKHTGAVEHHHFYELPQFLRPGDCLVLNNSRVIPARLIGHRPTGGVCEVLLLVDKGDKCWECLVRPGRKLKPGAQVIFGDGQELTATIEKELDDGKRLVRFHYEGIFLEILERLGKMPLPPYIKAELQDNERYQTVYSKVVGSAAAPTAGLHFTPELLEKVQEMGVKVCYVTLHVGLGTFRPVKAEDIQDHEMHSEYCMISQETADVINETKKNGGRVICVGTTSCRTIESFAAEDGTMTERSGWTNIFIYPGYRFKVLDALITNFHLPESTLIMLVSALAGREHVLAAYEEAVRERYRFFSFGDAMFIS; encoded by the coding sequence TTGAAGACCTCAGATTTTGACTTTTACCTGCCCGAGGAGCTCATCGCCCAGACCCCTCTGGAGCGGCGGGATGCCTCCCGGCTTCTCACCCTGGACAAGCATACCGGGGCAGTGGAACACCATCACTTCTATGAACTGCCCCAGTTCCTCCGCCCGGGGGACTGTCTGGTGCTCAACAACTCCCGGGTTATTCCCGCCCGGCTCATCGGTCACCGTCCCACCGGCGGTGTGTGCGAGGTGCTGCTGCTGGTGGACAAGGGAGACAAGTGCTGGGAGTGCCTGGTGCGCCCCGGCCGTAAGCTGAAACCTGGCGCCCAGGTGATCTTCGGCGACGGGCAGGAGCTCACCGCCACCATCGAAAAGGAGCTGGACGACGGCAAGCGCCTGGTCCGCTTCCACTACGAGGGTATTTTCCTTGAAATTCTGGAGCGGCTGGGCAAGATGCCCCTGCCGCCCTACATCAAGGCGGAGCTTCAGGACAACGAGAGGTATCAGACGGTCTACTCCAAAGTGGTAGGCTCCGCCGCTGCCCCCACTGCCGGGCTCCATTTTACCCCGGAACTGCTGGAAAAAGTCCAGGAGATGGGTGTCAAGGTGTGCTACGTTACCCTCCATGTGGGCCTTGGAACCTTCCGCCCCGTGAAGGCGGAGGACATCCAGGACCACGAGATGCATTCGGAGTACTGTATGATCTCCCAGGAGACGGCGGACGTTATCAATGAGACGAAGAAAAACGGCGGTCGGGTCATCTGTGTGGGCACCACCTCCTGCCGTACCATCGAGTCCTTTGCCGCCGAGGACGGCACCATGACCGAGCGCTCCGGCTGGACCAACATCTTTATTTATCCCGGCTACCGCTTCAAGGTGCTGGATGCCCTTATCACCAACTTCCATCTGCCTGAGTCCACCCTCATCATGCTGGTATCCGCTCTGGCAGGCCGGGAGCACGTGCTGGCGGCCTATGAGGAGGCGGTGCGGGAGCGCTACCGTTTCTTCTCCTTCGGCGATGCCATGTTTATCTCATAA
- the scfA gene encoding six-cysteine ranthipeptide SCIFF, with translation MKHIQTLNGATLKASAAKGGCGECQTSCQSACKTSCTVANQKCENQ, from the coding sequence ATGAAACACATTCAGACTCTCAATGGCGCTACTCTGAAGGCCAGCGCTGCCAAGGGCGGCTGCGGCGAGTGCCAGACCTCTTGCCAGTCCGCCTGCAAGACTTCCTGCACTGTGGCCAACCAGAAGTGCGAGAACCAGTAA
- a CDS encoding TIGR04086 family membrane protein — MAGKREKKREDPMAVWLSTMCRLLKGGALAAATAALGLLVCALLVSGGVVGEKLMGRGVLAICVVSSLAGGLLAVRRLERGTLLAGLGVGVILFLLLLTAGFLLYEEASLSNGGVPILIACCCGGAIAGVLGGRPRKKRKR, encoded by the coding sequence ATGGCTGGAAAACGGGAAAAGAAGCGGGAGGATCCCATGGCGGTATGGCTGAGCACCATGTGTCGCCTGCTCAAAGGCGGTGCTCTGGCGGCGGCAACGGCGGCACTGGGATTGCTGGTGTGCGCACTGCTGGTGTCCGGCGGCGTGGTAGGGGAGAAGCTGATGGGCCGGGGCGTGCTGGCCATCTGTGTGGTGAGCAGCCTGGCCGGCGGTCTGTTGGCGGTGCGTCGCCTGGAGCGGGGCACGCTGCTGGCTGGCCTGGGGGTGGGAGTCATCCTGTTTTTGCTGCTGCTGACGGCGGGATTTCTTCTCTACGAGGAGGCGTCCCTGTCCAACGGCGGGGTACCCATCCTGATTGCATGCTGCTGCGGAGGGGCCATTGCCGGAGTGTTGGGAGGACGGCCCAGGAAAAAACGGAAAAGATAG
- the yajC gene encoding preprotein translocase subunit YajC produces MDYSWIVMLVLMFALLYFFMIRPENKRKKEAENLRNSLAVGDEITTIGGMTGTVCAVKENTIVFETGADRVRIEITKWAVSTKNGQSTQATR; encoded by the coding sequence ATGGACTACAGTTGGATTGTAATGCTGGTGCTCATGTTCGCCCTGCTTTACTTCTTTATGATCCGCCCCGAGAACAAGCGGAAGAAGGAAGCCGAGAACCTGCGCAACTCCCTGGCGGTGGGCGATGAGATCACCACCATCGGCGGTATGACCGGCACCGTGTGCGCGGTGAAGGAGAACACCATCGTGTTCGAGACCGGCGCTGACCGCGTGCGCATCGAGATCACCAAGTGGGCCGTCTCCACCAAGAACGGCCAGAGCACTCAGGCTACCCGCTGA